The following coding sequences lie in one Sulfuricurvum sp. genomic window:
- a CDS encoding Rha family transcriptional regulator, producing the protein MKVLTDTLTIEKITKAMLFHDDEPFATSLKISQYFGIRHDDLLRKIRSFHSFDELIKLRKITELKRDYRGQKFPYFELDADAFAFTCLSITGKKAEVFKWAFIEAFKQATAEAISVKVAIQCNKANEAWIEARCDGKDTRRSLSDKIKDFCHYAEEQRGESYGKNCPYFKIITDAIYNHLDIEAPKGGKAPRDTLSGDRVEAIERAEAVVMDFLDEVMEMNSTRQNLKARIIERLNQNEIF; encoded by the coding sequence ATGAAAGTATTAACCGACACCCTCACTATTGAGAAGATCACAAAGGCTATGCTATTCCATGACGATGAACCGTTTGCAACGAGTTTAAAAATCTCTCAATATTTTGGTATCCGGCATGATGATTTATTGAGAAAAATTAGATCATTCCATAGTTTTGATGAACTAATTAAGCTCCGTAAAATTACGGAACTAAAACGAGATTATCGCGGTCAAAAATTCCCATATTTTGAACTGGATGCGGATGCGTTTGCGTTCACATGTTTATCGATTACGGGGAAAAAAGCGGAAGTGTTTAAGTGGGCATTTATCGAAGCATTTAAACAAGCAACGGCGGAAGCGATTAGTGTAAAAGTTGCTATTCAGTGTAATAAAGCAAATGAGGCATGGATAGAGGCGCGATGCGACGGTAAAGACACCCGAAGAAGTTTGTCCGACAAGATAAAGGACTTTTGCCATTATGCTGAAGAACAGAGGGGGGAGTCCTACGGTAAAAATTGCCCTTACTTCAAAATCATAACCGATGCAATCTATAACCATTTAGACATAGAAGCCCCCAAAGGTGGCAAAGCTCCGAGAGATACGCTCTCAGGTGATAGAGTTGAAGCAATAGAGAGAGCCGAAGCAGTGGTTATGGATTTTCTCGATGAGGTGATGGAAATGAATAGCACACGCCAAAATCTCAAAGCCCGTATCATTGAACGGCTTAATCAAAATGAGATATTTTAG
- a CDS encoding helix-turn-helix domain-containing protein — MNELFRAKQTAQYMGIGVSTVWLFTKQGKIKAIKLSDRVTVWAKSDLDAFIASRMAVA, encoded by the coding sequence ATGAACGAATTATTCAGAGCAAAACAAACTGCTCAATACATGGGGATAGGTGTCTCAACAGTATGGTTATTTACCAAGCAAGGGAAAATCAAAGCGATCAAGTTAAGCGACCGTGTGACGGTGTGGGCTAAATCGGATTTAGATGCGTTTATCGCTTCGCGTATGGCGGTGGCGTAA
- a CDS encoding integrase arm-type DNA-binding domain-containing protein has product MANRQVTPLTDTAIKNAKPKEKEYTLPDGNGLQLNIKPDGRKVWEIRYTVEGKAKKTTGGAYPATSLSKARAKRDELKGKVNNGIDPIKEKQAQKEQKRIQEEEAKAETVVLLNTFEKVSRDFIDSITGELVPRYHSLKLARLENHIFPYIGQKPINDVTRMMIIECLDRLKLANKTDTALRTLNIISQVYRYAVTREITPHNITADIDKRFVIGKIERKNMPTITDPKKIGILLNAIDDYHGEIIVKSALQLATLTAQRPYNIRFAEWDEFDLEKNEWIIPAEKMKTKKPHTVPITKQVKAVIEALRPHTQHKSKYLFHSLHTSIKPISENTMNQALRRLGYTKDEIVSHGFRAMFSTITNENITVHGYHTDVIERCLAHVEGNKVKGAYNHAQYSQERLGLMQWWADYLDEVKLSKENH; this is encoded by the coding sequence ATGGCGAATAGACAGGTTACACCGCTCACCGATACGGCTATAAAGAACGCAAAACCCAAAGAAAAAGAGTACACCCTACCCGATGGAAACGGCTTACAGCTCAATATAAAGCCCGATGGGCGTAAAGTTTGGGAAATCCGTTACACCGTTGAGGGCAAAGCAAAAAAGACAACGGGAGGAGCTTACCCCGCCACATCACTTTCAAAAGCAAGAGCGAAGCGTGACGAACTCAAAGGGAAAGTAAACAACGGTATCGACCCGATTAAAGAGAAACAAGCGCAAAAAGAACAAAAGCGTATCCAAGAGGAAGAAGCCAAAGCCGAAACCGTCGTATTGTTAAACACCTTTGAAAAAGTATCACGGGATTTTATCGACAGTATCACGGGCGAACTTGTCCCCCGCTATCACTCTCTTAAACTTGCACGACTTGAAAATCATATCTTCCCCTACATAGGACAAAAGCCGATTAATGATGTAACCCGCATGATGATAATAGAGTGTTTGGATAGATTGAAGTTAGCGAACAAAACAGACACGGCATTAAGAACCCTCAATATTATTTCTCAAGTGTACCGTTACGCCGTAACCCGTGAAATCACCCCTCACAACATCACCGCCGATATTGATAAACGCTTTGTTATTGGAAAGATAGAGCGTAAGAATATGCCGACAATCACCGACCCTAAAAAGATAGGAATACTGTTAAATGCAATAGACGACTACCACGGCGAAATAATCGTTAAGAGTGCTTTACAGTTAGCTACCCTCACCGCTCAACGCCCCTATAATATCCGCTTCGCTGAATGGGACGAATTTGATTTAGAAAAAAATGAGTGGATTATCCCCGCTGAAAAGATGAAAACGAAAAAGCCCCATACCGTACCCATCACGAAACAAGTAAAAGCAGTAATAGAAGCACTACGCCCACACACTCAACACAAAAGTAAATATTTGTTTCACTCTCTCCATACTTCTATTAAACCTATCAGCGAAAATACTATGAACCAAGCACTAAGACGTTTGGGATACACCAAGGATGAAATAGTATCCCACGGGTTTAGAGCAATGTTTAGCACCATAACAAACGAGAATATAACCGTACACGGCTACCACACCGACGTAATAGAACGATGTTTGGCACACGTCGAGGGGAACAAGGTTAAAGGGGCATACAATCATGCTCAATACTCTCAAGAGCGTTTAGGGCTTATGCAATGGTGGGCGGATTATCTTGATGAGGTAAAGCTATCAAAGGAGAATCATTAA
- a CDS encoding deoxyguanosinetriphosphate triphosphohydrolase, whose amino-acid sequence MLPNQRFYPISDDFRSPYARDRDRIIHSGSFRRLEYKTQVFLNSQGDFFRTRLTHSIEVSQIARSIASHLGLEESLAESIALSHDLGHTPFGHIGGDTLDECLRERGFMSGFEHNFQSFRVVTKLEQRYKAFLGLNLTYATLEGILKHSYPYNKAFLPDEIKEAFALDTHPSIEAMIVDRADEIAYISHDIDDGVASGLITFETLQSSELIQTVLQKVYDEGIHENEDEMFRYRFSSHLINHLVYSLLEYSKDKIDNTRVLASVIPASEPIIIGFEPELETQIKKLKKLLYQELYQHKHIMRKMFAGKQAIKGLFNALMEEPKMLPRYYLEQYDRRNPHRVISDYIASMSDRYAMELYNELYGREG is encoded by the coding sequence GTGCTCCCAAACCAACGTTTTTATCCTATCAGTGACGACTTTCGCTCCCCTTATGCCCGAGACCGCGACCGTATAATTCATTCCGGCAGTTTTCGCCGTCTCGAATATAAAACTCAGGTTTTCCTGAATTCCCAAGGTGATTTTTTCCGAACCCGTCTCACACACAGTATCGAAGTGAGCCAAATAGCCCGTTCAATCGCATCCCATTTGGGGTTGGAAGAGTCTCTGGCGGAGAGTATTGCCCTTTCACACGATTTGGGACATACACCCTTCGGGCATATCGGCGGCGATACTCTCGATGAATGTCTGCGCGAACGAGGGTTTATGAGCGGTTTTGAGCACAACTTCCAAAGTTTCCGCGTTGTTACCAAACTCGAACAACGGTATAAAGCTTTTTTGGGTCTGAATCTCACCTATGCCACACTCGAGGGGATTTTAAAACACTCCTATCCGTATAACAAAGCGTTTTTGCCGGACGAGATAAAAGAAGCATTCGCCCTCGACACCCACCCCAGTATCGAAGCGATGATCGTTGACCGTGCTGACGAGATCGCCTACATCAGTCACGACATCGATGACGGTGTCGCTTCGGGACTCATCACGTTTGAAACCCTGCAATCGAGCGAACTCATCCAGACAGTGTTGCAAAAAGTGTATGATGAAGGAATTCATGAAAACGAAGATGAAATGTTCCGTTATCGCTTCAGTTCCCATCTGATCAATCATCTGGTTTATTCACTTCTGGAATATTCTAAAGACAAAATCGATAACACGAGAGTGTTAGCTTCCGTTATACCGGCAAGTGAGCCGATTATTATAGGGTTCGAACCGGAGCTGGAAACGCAGATCAAAAAACTCAAAAAACTTCTGTATCAAGAGCTCTATCAACACAAACACATTATGCGAAAAATGTTTGCCGGAAAACAAGCCATTAAAGGATTGTTTAACGCCCTCATGGAAGAGCCGAAGATGCTTCCTCGTTATTATCTTGAACAATATGATCGTCGTAACCCTCACCGCGTAATAAGCGACTATATCGCCAGTATGTCGGATCGATATGCCATGGAACTCTATAACGAGTTATACGGAAGAGAAGGGTGA
- a CDS encoding NAD(P)/FAD-dependent oxidoreductase: protein MNLNKIAIIGGGASGLMAALFAARAGADVTVYEHNSGVGKKILASGNGRCNIINTTATYEDYAGNDPHFVTYALKQLSFHYFEKFCHSIGLILDIKEDGRCYPLSNEAKSVLIALKSAVSESGAKIFTDSNVTAITKDDTHFTVQTQQGKQRYNKVLIATGSEAAPQLGASADGYSFAKQFGHEILPTYPSLVQLHLNSKNHHKMAGVKTTAEVTLIIDGKSKEKVQGDILFAAYGISGLAILDISQKASYALLHKQRVSIALNLLPRYDRASLVNVIEKLFSSVPNHDVHTALCGLIPAKIATYLLEDAAIALSTTVSALGPKEIKKLSHLIGEWKFDVTDTHGFKHAEVSGGGVSTAQVNNKTMESKLVEGLYFTGEVLDIVGKRGGYNFNFAWASGMIAGKEMAK, encoded by the coding sequence GTGAATTTGAATAAAATTGCCATTATTGGAGGCGGCGCGAGCGGATTGATGGCGGCACTCTTTGCCGCACGCGCCGGTGCGGATGTTACGGTTTACGAACACAATTCCGGTGTCGGAAAAAAAATATTGGCTTCCGGTAACGGACGGTGCAATATCATTAATACAACCGCCACGTACGAAGATTATGCGGGCAATGATCCCCATTTCGTCACCTATGCTCTCAAACAGCTGAGTTTCCACTATTTTGAAAAATTCTGCCACTCCATAGGGCTGATTCTCGACATAAAAGAAGACGGCAGATGCTATCCCCTCTCGAATGAAGCCAAATCGGTCTTGATCGCACTTAAGAGTGCCGTGAGTGAATCGGGTGCTAAAATTTTCACCGATTCCAACGTTACCGCTATCACAAAAGATGATACACATTTCACCGTTCAAACACAACAGGGCAAACAACGTTATAACAAAGTTTTAATTGCCACAGGAAGCGAAGCTGCACCCCAACTGGGAGCATCTGCCGATGGCTATAGCTTTGCAAAACAATTCGGTCATGAGATTCTACCAACCTACCCTTCTTTGGTACAGCTCCATCTAAACTCCAAAAACCACCATAAAATGGCAGGGGTTAAAACAACTGCCGAAGTAACGCTCATCATCGACGGTAAATCCAAGGAAAAAGTCCAAGGGGATATTTTGTTTGCGGCCTACGGGATTTCAGGGCTTGCCATCCTCGATATTAGCCAGAAAGCTTCCTATGCGCTATTGCACAAACAACGCGTTAGTATCGCCCTCAACCTGCTGCCGCGGTATGACAGAGCGAGCCTTGTGAATGTTATCGAAAAGCTGTTTTCTTCCGTCCCGAACCATGATGTCCACACCGCACTCTGCGGGCTTATCCCTGCCAAAATAGCGACCTATCTCCTCGAAGACGCCGCTATTGCACTTTCGACAACCGTATCCGCACTGGGTCCCAAAGAGATCAAAAAACTCTCCCACCTGATCGGAGAATGGAAATTCGACGTGACCGATACCCATGGGTTCAAACATGCCGAAGTGAGCGGCGGCGGTGTCAGCACTGCTCAGGTCAATAATAAAACGATGGAATCAAAACTGGTAGAGGGTCTTTATTTCACGGGTGAAGTACTCGATATCGTCGGAAAGCGCGGAGGTTATAATTTTAATTTTGCGTGGGCTAGCGGAATGATCGCGGGAAAAGAGATGGCGAAGTGA
- the typA gene encoding translational GTPase TypA, whose product MQKIRNIAVIAHVDHGKTTLVDGLLKQSGTYGSHEQVNERAMDSNALEKERGITILSKNTAVRYGEHKINIIDTPGHADFGGEVERVLKMVDGALILVDAYEGVMPQTKFVVKKMLALGIKPIVVINKIDKPSADPERVVDEVFDLFVAMDATEDQLDFPIVYAAARDGIAKMDMSEPDGDFKCLFDTILEKVPEPTGDAENATQLQVFTLDYDNYVGKIGIARIFNGRISKGDNILLAKADGEMVKGKISKLIGFLGLNRMEIQTAEAGDIVAVAGIETVDVGDTICDPANPMPLDPMHIEEPTLTVVFSVNDSPLAGQEGKHVTSNKIRERLDAEMNTNVAMRYETIGEGKFQVSGRGELQITILAENMRREGFEFGIGRPEVIVREIEGVKCEPFEHLVVDLPADFAGTIIERLGRRKAEMTAMVPMGEGFTRVEFEIPARGLIGFRGQFLTDTKGEGVMNHSFLEFRPYTGSVESRQYGALISMEDGVALAYSLFNLQDRGVLFVAPQTKVYKGMIIGEHSRTNDLDVNPIKGKAQSNVRSSGADEAIKLVPPRDMNLERALEWIEDDEILEVTPLNVRMRKKWLDPTDRKRYAKK is encoded by the coding sequence AGCAATCCGGAACGTATGGCAGCCACGAGCAAGTCAACGAGAGAGCTATGGACTCTAACGCCCTTGAAAAAGAGCGCGGGATTACTATTCTCTCAAAAAATACCGCAGTTCGCTACGGTGAGCATAAAATCAACATCATCGACACTCCGGGCCATGCCGACTTCGGTGGAGAAGTTGAGCGTGTATTGAAAATGGTTGACGGTGCGTTGATTCTCGTCGATGCATACGAGGGTGTAATGCCTCAAACCAAATTCGTTGTTAAAAAAATGCTTGCTTTGGGGATCAAACCGATCGTTGTTATCAACAAAATCGACAAACCTTCTGCTGACCCTGAGCGTGTAGTAGATGAAGTATTCGACCTTTTCGTTGCAATGGACGCGACGGAAGATCAACTCGATTTCCCGATCGTTTATGCTGCAGCGCGTGACGGTATCGCGAAAATGGACATGTCTGAGCCGGATGGCGATTTCAAATGTCTATTTGATACGATCCTTGAAAAAGTACCTGAGCCTACCGGTGATGCTGAAAATGCTACTCAGTTGCAAGTTTTCACCCTCGACTACGATAATTACGTTGGAAAAATCGGTATCGCCCGTATTTTCAACGGACGCATTTCAAAAGGGGACAATATCCTCCTTGCAAAAGCAGACGGCGAAATGGTCAAAGGGAAAATTTCTAAATTGATCGGGTTCCTAGGACTTAACCGTATGGAGATTCAAACAGCTGAAGCGGGTGATATCGTTGCGGTTGCGGGTATCGAAACAGTAGACGTCGGTGATACTATCTGTGATCCGGCTAACCCGATGCCACTTGATCCTATGCACATCGAAGAGCCTACATTGACCGTTGTCTTCTCGGTAAATGACTCTCCGCTTGCAGGTCAAGAGGGTAAACACGTTACGTCAAACAAAATCCGTGAGCGTCTTGATGCTGAAATGAACACAAACGTTGCGATGCGTTACGAAACGATCGGTGAAGGTAAATTCCAAGTTTCAGGACGTGGTGAGCTTCAAATTACGATTCTTGCTGAAAACATGCGTCGTGAAGGTTTCGAATTCGGTATCGGCCGTCCGGAAGTTATCGTGCGTGAAATCGAAGGGGTCAAATGCGAACCGTTCGAACACCTTGTAGTCGACCTTCCTGCTGACTTTGCAGGTACGATCATCGAGCGTCTTGGCCGCCGTAAAGCGGAAATGACAGCGATGGTACCGATGGGTGAGGGCTTTACTCGCGTAGAGTTCGAAATTCCTGCACGCGGTTTGATCGGTTTCCGTGGTCAATTCTTGACCGATACCAAAGGTGAGGGTGTAATGAATCACTCATTCTTGGAATTCCGCCCTTATACCGGTTCTGTTGAGAGCCGCCAATACGGAGCGTTGATCTCTATGGAAGACGGTGTTGCGTTAGCGTACTCATTGTTCAACCTCCAAGATCGCGGTGTCCTTTTCGTAGCTCCTCAAACGAAAGTGTACAAAGGGATGATCATCGGTGAACATAGCCGTACGAATGACCTTGACGTTAACCCGATCAAAGGGAAAGCGCAATCAAACGTCCGTTCTTCAGGAGCTGACGAAGCGATTAAATTGGTTCCACCACGCGATATGAACCTTGAGCGTGCATTAGAGTGGATCGAAGATGATGAAATCCTCGAAGTAACCCCTCTCAATGTCCGTATGCGTAAAAAATGGTTGGATCCGACCGACCGTAAACGTTACGCGAAAAAATAA